The following proteins are co-located in the Rattus norvegicus strain BN/NHsdMcwi chromosome X, GRCr8, whole genome shotgun sequence genome:
- the Mycs gene encoding protein S-Myc, whose amino-acid sequence MLSCTTSTMPGMICKNSDLEFDSLKPCFYPEDDDIYFGGRNSTPPGEDIWKKFELLPTPRLSPGRALAEDSLEPANWATEMLLPEADLWSNPAEEEDIFGLKGLSGSSSNPVVLQDCMWSGFSSREKPETVVSEKLPGGCGSLAVGAGTLVPGAAAAASSAGHARSGTAGVGRRKAAWLTELSHLDSECVDSAVIFPANKRESMPVATIPASAGAAISLGDHQGLSSSLEDFLSNSGYVEEGGEEIYVVMLGETQFSKTVTKLPTAAHSENAALTPECAQSGELILKRSDLIQEQHNYAAPPLPYAEDARPLKKPRSQDPLGPLKCVLRPKAPRLRSRSNSDLEDIERRRNHNRMERQRRDIMRSSFLNLRDLVPELVHNEKAAKVVILKKATEYIHTLQTDESKLLVEREKLYERKQQLLEKIKQSAVC is encoded by the coding sequence ATGCTCAGCTGCACTACATCCACCATGCCCGGAATGATCTGCAAGAACTCAGACCTGGAGTTTGACTCGCTGAAACCCTGCTTCTACCCGGAAGACGATGACATCTACTTTGGTGGTCGCAACTCGACGCCTCCAGGGGAGGACATCTGGAAGAAGTTTGAACTGTTGCCCACCCCGCGGCTGTCACCTGGCCGTGCCTTGGCAGAGGACAGCCTGGAGCCGGCGAACTGGGCCACGGAGATGCTGCTGCCTGAGGCCGACCTATGGAGTAACCCGGCCGAGGAGGAGGATATTTTCGGCCTGAAAGGACTCAGCGGCTCCTCCAGCAACCCGGTCGTCCTTCAGGACTGCATGTGGAGCGGCTTCTCCTCTCGGGAAAAGCCAGAGACTGTGGTGAGCGAGAAGCTGCCAGGAGGCTGTGGGTCCCTGGCCGTCGGCGCAGGCACCTTGGTCCCGGGAGCGGCCGCCGCCGCCAGCTCCGCTGGCCACGCGCGCAGTGGGACAGCAGGTGTGGGGCGTAGGAAAGCCGCCTGGCTCACAGAGCTCTCCCACCTGGACTCGGAGTGTGTGGACTCTGCTGTGATCTTCCCAGCGAATAAACGCGAGTCTATGCCTGTAGCCACCATCCCTGCCAGTGCTGGCGCAGCGATAAGCCTTGGTGACCACCAGGGGCTCAGCAGCTCCCTAGAGGACTTCTTGAGCAACTCAGGTTATGTGGAGGAAGGCGGAGAGGAAATCTATGTGGTCATGCTGGGGGAGACACAGTTCTCCAAGACTGTCACCAAGCTCCCCACCGCGGCGCATTCGGAGAACGCAGCGCTGACTCCCGAGTGCGCGCAGTCTGGCGAGCTGATCCTCAAGCGCAGCGACCTCATTCAGGAACAACACAACTATGCGGCGCCACCGTTGCCCTACGCGGAAGACGCGCGGCCTCTCAAGAAGCCCAGGAGCCAGGATCCTCTAGGGCCCCTCAAATGCGTTCTCAGGCCAAAGGCTCCGAGATTGAGATCCCGGAGCAACTCAGACTTGGAGGACATCGAGCGCCGCCGCAACCACAACAGGATGGAGCGTCAACGCCGTGACATTATGCGCTCCAGCTTCCTGAACCTCAGGGACCTTGTGCCTGAGCTGGTGCACAATGAGAAGGCCGCCAAGGTGGTCATCCTGAAAAAAGCCACCGAGTACATCCACACTTTGCAGACTGATGAGTCCAAGCTCCTGGTGGAAAGGGAGAAACTGTATGAAAGAAAACAGCAGCTGCTAGAGAAAATCAAACAATCTGCTGTGTGCTAA